In Flavobacterium gelatinilyticum, a genomic segment contains:
- a CDS encoding T9SS type A sorting domain-containing protein, whose product MKTKLLLLLLLANFSIYAQTNLVPNGGFENWTGGTPDNWNVSNTVTLSSDAASGQYSAKLSFTTVSAKIIAQVPMKAGITYTVKYKYKYLSSNYSSLHPISLIISKDGSATSTSRSTFASNNSWTPKETTFTPDMDLSYDLSISIFSFDSETFDILIDDVQVYTDAVTEEYTQIPDLAFENKLIALGIDSGAPDGQVLTSKVAALTQLDLENSNISDLTGIQAFVSLDNLYLRKNNLTTIDLSKNPKLTYLNVGSNKLSSLNLSDNPLLESVDCQRNNLTSIDISHNPKLTYFNCMVNQISGLDVSANTLLEDLAVSSNQLTSLNIDKNLSLKTLNCGNNQITSLNISKNTALTSLACHYNKITSLNVSNNTLLEELMCHFNELTSLDVSNNPELYMLDCLNNKITSLDVSANPKIIEVACENNSLTYLNLKNGNNVNFDLFFSNFVNNPDLKCILVDDAAYSDQNWADKKDAGAVYAASCTLGVNESVLSQAVLYPNPVKDVINIQNVNLEKAAVYNVLGQLIKSFTLNSTNTDNTINLSGLPKGVYYIYLINGDAASAKKVVIE is encoded by the coding sequence ATGAAAACAAAACTACTTTTACTGCTTTTATTAGCAAATTTTTCTATTTATGCACAAACTAATCTAGTCCCAAACGGGGGATTTGAAAACTGGACCGGCGGTACGCCTGACAACTGGAACGTTTCGAATACTGTTACTTTAAGCTCAGATGCTGCATCCGGACAGTACAGTGCCAAATTATCTTTTACAACAGTATCTGCAAAGATTATTGCCCAGGTGCCAATGAAAGCCGGGATTACCTATACTGTAAAATACAAGTACAAGTATCTTAGCAGTAATTACAGCAGCCTGCATCCTATCTCGCTAATAATTTCTAAAGATGGAAGTGCAACAAGTACATCACGCAGTACTTTTGCATCCAACAATTCATGGACCCCGAAAGAAACAACTTTTACTCCGGACATGGATCTTTCGTATGATCTGTCAATTTCTATATTTAGTTTTGACAGTGAGACTTTTGATATTTTAATTGATGACGTTCAGGTTTATACCGATGCTGTTACTGAAGAATATACCCAAATTCCTGATCTCGCTTTTGAAAACAAATTAATCGCTCTTGGAATTGACTCAGGTGCACCGGACGGACAAGTATTAACATCTAAAGTTGCTGCTTTAACCCAATTAGATCTTGAAAACAGTAACATCTCTGATTTAACAGGTATACAAGCATTTGTATCATTGGATAATTTGTATTTAAGAAAAAATAATCTAACTACGATTGATCTTTCTAAAAACCCAAAACTAACTTATTTGAATGTTGGTTCTAATAAATTGTCCAGTTTGAATTTGAGTGATAATCCGCTCCTGGAAAGTGTTGACTGCCAAAGAAACAATTTAACCAGTATCGACATTTCGCATAACCCTAAGCTAACCTATTTTAACTGCATGGTTAATCAAATATCTGGTTTAGACGTTTCTGCAAATACATTGCTGGAGGATTTGGCTGTTAGTTCTAACCAGCTGACTTCTTTAAATATTGACAAAAATCTTTCTTTAAAGACTTTAAATTGCGGCAATAATCAAATAACGAGTTTAAATATATCCAAAAATACTGCCCTGACCTCTTTGGCTTGTCATTACAATAAAATTACCAGCTTAAATGTTTCGAATAATACTTTATTAGAAGAATTGATGTGTCATTTTAACGAATTAACAAGTTTAGATGTATCAAACAATCCGGAACTATACATGCTGGACTGCCTTAATAATAAAATCACAAGCCTGGATGTTTCTGCAAACCCTAAGATTATAGAAGTAGCCTGCGAAAACAACAGTTTGACTTACTTAAATTTAAAGAATGGAAACAACGTTAATTTCGATCTCTTCTTCTCTAATTTCGTAAACAATCCGGATCTTAAATGTATTCTGGTTGATGATGCGGCTTATTCAGATCAAAATTGGGCCGATAAAAAGGACGCCGGCGCTGTATATGCTGCAAGTTGTACTTTAGGTGTGAACGAATCTGTTCTCAGCCAAGCTGTATTATATCCAAATCCAGTTAAAGATGTTATAAATATTCAGAATGTAAACTTAGAGAAGGCTGCTGTTTATAATGTTTTAGGACAACTAATAAAATCATTTACTTTAAATTCTACAAATACAGACAATACAATTAATTTATCTGGTTTGCCTAAAGGAGTTTACTACATTTACTTAATTAACGGAGATGCAGCTTCGGCGAAAAAAGTAGTTATAGAATAA
- a CDS encoding VIT domain-containing protein: protein MNKIFTICALVFYSAVFSQIPNLDVENLKKHPVVLQEAKIETRILGNLATTTATYTFYNPSSRILEGKLTIPLPEGVSVSGYALDINGKLRDAVPVPKERAKEVFESVEKRNIDPGIIEKVEGNNFRTRIYPIPAQGSRTIKITYHQELKVFASDYQYLLTFANETARIPKFNLKVLINESLVTPKITENPDGSFAFEKKGNQWVAEISKENFTPNENLKIAIPKPNQSSNVLLQKTSENQFYFAASVSTDFPAKEKLKSRKIAIIWDNSFSGSKRNHQKEFDFLNAYFLSNKDVSVSFVLLNNILEKTEEFTVSGGNWNALKNRIVDLKYDGGTDFGALKEISEIEEYLLFSDGISNFGDLTLKFKKPVNSIVSTPTSDFNLLKLLASQSGGNFINLNELDTQSALKAYSKQPVKFLGFKENAAIQELFPNVGTVVNEPVNIFGISSPNLGKLTALFSVGNKTYEVPVDFGTAVQVDNWPIAQFWAQRKINDLELNSTQNRDEIMNLSEQFGVVSKNTSLIVLDDVNDYVRYRITPPQELLSEYNKIVSRNKKEILERRKNLLSKSFDVTRELVTWWNSEFKPAEKKQYPKISNQSLGQNKDQVQEEDNAIYNASELIKPKGKITLVEVESKEEYMKDFQNLNSSELIYQKYLENRSKYEKQVTYYFDVSKLLFRKGDKVLSLKVLSTLAELDLENEELYKTISYLLKQRGNYEKELWITQKILEWRPFDAQSHRDYALALVDNKKPQEALDVYKSMLYQEYTDEISIRDNGIEEILIMEINNILSQNKNADASKIDDRLKADLPVDIRVVINWNKDNTDIDLWVTDPRGEDCSYSHKSTEIGGRLSNDFTQGFGPEQFLLKKAIKGKYKIKTNFFGERQNLLSGPTTIMAEVYLHYSDGRQERKIAVFQSQKENKRENDSKILIGEFEF from the coding sequence ATGAATAAAATTTTTACTATCTGTGCATTAGTGTTTTATAGCGCAGTTTTTTCTCAGATTCCAAATCTGGATGTAGAAAATCTAAAAAAACATCCAGTCGTTCTACAGGAAGCAAAAATTGAGACCAGGATTTTGGGAAATCTTGCCACAACAACAGCTACTTATACATTTTATAATCCGAGCAGTAGAATTTTAGAAGGAAAACTTACCATTCCGTTACCAGAAGGAGTAAGTGTAAGCGGTTATGCATTAGATATCAACGGGAAATTAAGAGATGCAGTCCCTGTTCCTAAAGAACGAGCTAAAGAAGTATTTGAAAGTGTTGAAAAAAGAAATATAGATCCGGGGATTATTGAAAAAGTAGAGGGAAATAATTTCCGAACAAGAATTTATCCAATCCCGGCTCAAGGCAGTAGAACTATTAAAATTACGTATCATCAAGAACTAAAAGTCTTTGCTTCTGACTATCAGTATCTTTTGACTTTTGCTAATGAAACTGCCCGTATTCCGAAATTTAACCTTAAAGTACTAATTAATGAAAGTCTTGTAACTCCAAAAATTACTGAAAATCCAGATGGAAGTTTTGCTTTTGAGAAAAAAGGAAATCAATGGGTGGCTGAGATTAGCAAAGAAAATTTCACACCAAATGAAAATCTTAAAATAGCGATACCTAAACCTAATCAGTCTTCAAATGTTTTGCTGCAGAAGACTTCTGAGAATCAATTTTATTTTGCAGCGAGTGTTTCGACAGACTTTCCTGCGAAGGAAAAATTAAAATCTCGCAAGATTGCAATTATTTGGGATAACTCATTTAGCGGATCGAAGAGAAACCATCAAAAAGAATTTGACTTTCTTAATGCCTATTTTTTGAGTAACAAAGATGTTTCGGTATCTTTTGTTCTTTTAAATAATATTCTGGAAAAAACAGAAGAATTTACTGTTTCTGGTGGAAACTGGAACGCATTAAAAAATAGAATTGTTGACTTAAAATATGATGGTGGAACCGATTTTGGTGCACTAAAAGAGATTTCAGAAATTGAAGAATATCTTTTATTTTCTGATGGAATTTCAAATTTTGGTGATTTGACATTAAAATTCAAAAAACCTGTAAACAGTATCGTAAGCACACCTACTTCTGATTTTAACCTTTTAAAACTTTTGGCATCACAATCGGGAGGGAATTTTATCAATCTTAACGAATTAGACACGCAGTCTGCACTAAAAGCATACAGTAAACAGCCTGTTAAATTTTTAGGATTTAAAGAAAATGCGGCTATTCAAGAGCTGTTTCCAAATGTTGGAACTGTAGTAAATGAACCTGTTAATATATTTGGAATTTCATCTCCAAATTTGGGTAAACTAACCGCGCTTTTTTCAGTAGGAAATAAAACCTATGAAGTTCCTGTAGATTTCGGTACTGCTGTGCAAGTAGATAATTGGCCAATTGCACAATTTTGGGCACAAAGAAAAATCAATGACCTTGAACTTAATTCAACTCAAAACCGTGATGAAATCATGAACCTGAGTGAACAGTTTGGAGTCGTGAGTAAAAATACCAGTCTTATTGTATTGGATGACGTGAATGATTATGTGCGTTATAGAATTACACCGCCTCAGGAATTATTGTCTGAATACAATAAAATCGTTTCAAGAAACAAAAAAGAAATTTTAGAAAGAAGAAAAAATCTTTTATCTAAATCTTTTGATGTAACCCGTGAACTGGTAACCTGGTGGAATAGTGAGTTCAAACCTGCAGAAAAAAAGCAATACCCTAAGATTTCTAATCAGTCATTAGGACAAAATAAAGATCAAGTACAAGAAGAAGACAATGCTATTTACAATGCATCTGAATTAATAAAACCTAAAGGTAAAATAACTTTGGTAGAGGTGGAAAGCAAAGAAGAGTATATGAAAGATTTTCAGAACTTAAACTCTTCTGAATTAATCTATCAAAAATATCTTGAAAACCGTTCTAAATATGAAAAGCAAGTAACGTATTATTTTGACGTTTCTAAATTGCTGTTCAGAAAAGGAGATAAAGTACTTTCTTTAAAAGTCTTAAGTACATTAGCAGAGCTGGATCTGGAAAATGAAGAGTTATACAAAACAATATCTTATCTGCTAAAACAAAGAGGTAATTATGAAAAAGAATTATGGATTACTCAAAAAATACTGGAATGGAGACCTTTTGATGCTCAAAGCCACAGAGATTATGCATTAGCTTTGGTTGATAATAAAAAACCTCAAGAGGCTCTTGATGTTTATAAATCTATGCTTTACCAAGAATATACCGATGAAATTTCAATAAGAGACAACGGTATAGAGGAAATTTTGATTATGGAAATTAATAATATCCTAAGCCAAAATAAAAATGCAGATGCAAGTAAAATAGATGATCGCCTAAAAGCAGATTTACCGGTAGACATTCGAGTTGTAATTAACTGGAATAAAGACAATACAGATATAGACCTTTGGGTTACAGATCCGAGAGGGGAAGATTGTTCTTATTCTCATAAATCTACAGAAATTGGAGGAAGATTAAGTAATGATTTTACTCAGGGATTTGGTCCTGAGCAGTTTTTACTAAAAAAAGCCATAAAGGGTAAATATAAAATTAAAACCAATTTTTTTGGAGAGAGACAGAATCTGCTTTCTGGTCCAACAACAATAATGGCCGAAGTTTATCTTCATTATTCTGATGGAAGGCAAGAACGTAAAATTGCTGTTTTCCAAAGTCAGAAAGAAAATAAACGTGAAAACGACAGTAAAATTCTGATTGGAGAATTTGAGTTTTAG
- a CDS encoding S8 family peptidase: MSPIKPLKLSAFALLVLAGCSATVQAQVSTAKNFITAPAAVVKKAPLSENELKRWSHLDLIKDSIPGMSVDKAYAELLQGKTGQKVIVGIVDSGVDIEHEDLKGMIWTNPKEIPGNGIDDDKNGYIDDVNGWNFLGDAVRENLEMTRIVKKGDDGSAQYKAALEQYNEKYEKALKDKQQVDFLLDVHATIKKQLNKTTYKLEDLSTITSTDSKVLQSKNIMTQIFGNAGPTFDPEADFEEYREQVYDQLNYNLNKEFDGRKIVGDNPNDIKNTNYGNNVVFGPDKEKALHGTHVAGIIAQVRGNNLGGDGVANNVEILTVRAVPDGDEYDKDIALAIRYAVDNGAKVINGSFGKSFSPQKEWVYDAIKYAAKKDVLIVHAAGNDGYNIDETKNINYPNDSKDNVKEFADNVITIGAINKEYGETVVAGFSNFGKINVDVFAPGEEIYATVPNNKYKYLQGTSMASPNAAGVAVLIRSYYPKLKAAQVKKILMDSGVALPAKVVLGENPNPDEKPVAVSSAESSKTAKMVNAYNALLMAEKMSKK, encoded by the coding sequence ATGAGTCCTATAAAACCTCTTAAATTATCTGCTTTTGCATTACTTGTTTTAGCAGGCTGCAGTGCAACTGTACAGGCACAAGTTTCAACAGCTAAAAACTTTATTACAGCGCCGGCAGCAGTGGTAAAAAAAGCGCCTCTAAGCGAAAACGAATTAAAAAGATGGAGTCATCTTGACTTAATAAAAGACTCAATTCCGGGAATGAGCGTTGATAAAGCATATGCCGAATTACTTCAGGGAAAAACTGGCCAGAAAGTTATTGTAGGAATTGTAGATTCTGGTGTTGATATCGAACACGAAGATCTAAAAGGAATGATCTGGACTAATCCTAAAGAAATTCCTGGAAACGGAATTGACGATGATAAAAACGGATATATTGATGATGTGAACGGATGGAATTTCCTTGGAGATGCTGTTCGCGAAAATCTTGAAATGACCCGTATTGTTAAAAAAGGTGATGACGGTTCTGCACAATATAAGGCTGCACTAGAGCAATATAATGAGAAATACGAAAAAGCATTAAAAGATAAACAACAAGTCGATTTTTTACTTGATGTACACGCTACTATTAAAAAACAGTTGAATAAAACAACTTATAAATTAGAAGATTTAAGTACAATTACATCAACAGATTCAAAAGTCTTGCAGAGTAAAAATATCATGACGCAGATATTTGGAAATGCAGGTCCAACATTTGACCCTGAAGCTGATTTTGAAGAATACAGAGAACAGGTTTATGACCAATTGAATTACAACTTAAACAAAGAATTTGACGGAAGAAAAATCGTAGGAGATAATCCTAATGATATTAAAAATACCAATTACGGAAATAACGTAGTATTTGGTCCGGATAAAGAAAAAGCACTTCACGGAACTCACGTTGCCGGAATTATTGCACAGGTTCGTGGTAATAATCTAGGTGGAGACGGTGTAGCAAACAATGTTGAGATTCTTACTGTAAGAGCCGTTCCGGATGGAGATGAATATGACAAAGATATTGCACTTGCTATTCGCTACGCAGTTGATAATGGAGCAAAAGTAATCAACGGAAGTTTTGGAAAAAGCTTCTCTCCTCAAAAAGAGTGGGTTTATGATGCCATTAAATATGCCGCTAAAAAAGACGTTTTAATCGTTCACGCAGCAGGTAACGACGGTTACAACATCGATGAAACTAAAAACATCAACTATCCAAACGATTCAAAAGATAACGTAAAAGAATTTGCTGATAATGTAATCACAATTGGTGCTATCAATAAAGAGTACGGAGAAACAGTGGTAGCAGGATTTTCAAACTTTGGAAAAATTAACGTAGACGTTTTTGCTCCTGGAGAAGAAATCTATGCAACAGTTCCAAACAATAAATACAAATATTTACAGGGAACTTCAATGGCATCTCCAAATGCGGCAGGTGTTGCAGTATTGATCCGTTCGTACTATCCAAAATTAAAAGCCGCCCAGGTTAAAAAGATTTTAATGGACTCTGGAGTGGCACTTCCTGCAAAGGTTGTTTTGGGTGAAAACCCAAATCCGGATGAAAAACCTGTGGCAGTTTCTTCTGCTGAATCATCAAAAACAGCGAAGATGGTAAACGCTTACAATGCTTTATTAATGGCAGAAAAGATGTCTAAAAAATAA
- a CDS encoding S1 family peptidase yields the protein MKIRKIGPNNDLEDISSKKRKPYKIIVFIAVILSTAAFFGFKYFTTPPPSVCLGSDTKIYDEYKDAVVLIKHSYGYFAKIKGKEIKLNNQDAKEETVFGTGFFIDRDGKILTNSHVLQPWNSSNEDQEKVNATIRNLRLKIASILTTDTSEDEYQSFIERNWQVASAYDEGEGDYEGEGEGEERSEESAGEEFVSSNDVEEDTANVSTDIAAAIPVKEYVSKDDIEVYIKTVDIAVALHDSDDEWLNCEIEKISEDTNIDLGTVRLIDHTTPQSVTNIVNLDNTVDDDTSLNPGQKAIMVGYPLGMDLAKTNSGLKVQLYDGKISKESDGNKIQYSITSTHGASGAPVFNECGQLIAVNFSGVDEVQGINFGIVAKHIRSF from the coding sequence ATGAAAATTAGAAAAATTGGACCAAATAATGATTTGGAAGATATTAGCAGTAAAAAAAGAAAACCTTACAAAATTATCGTCTTTATTGCAGTCATTCTTTCAACGGCAGCTTTTTTTGGCTTTAAATACTTTACAACGCCGCCTCCTTCTGTTTGTTTAGGTTCGGATACAAAAATTTACGACGAATACAAAGACGCAGTTGTACTGATAAAACACAGCTATGGTTATTTTGCAAAAATTAAAGGAAAAGAAATTAAGCTTAATAATCAAGATGCAAAAGAAGAAACGGTTTTTGGAACAGGCTTTTTTATAGATAGAGATGGAAAAATATTGACCAACAGCCATGTTTTACAACCATGGAACTCATCAAATGAAGATCAGGAAAAAGTAAATGCTACTATTAGAAATTTAAGATTAAAAATTGCTTCAATTCTTACTACAGATACTTCAGAAGATGAATATCAAAGTTTTATCGAAAGAAACTGGCAAGTTGCATCTGCTTATGATGAAGGTGAAGGAGATTATGAAGGTGAAGGAGAAGGAGAAGAAAGAAGTGAAGAGTCAGCAGGTGAAGAATTCGTTAGTTCAAATGATGTAGAAGAAGATACAGCCAATGTATCAACAGATATTGCAGCAGCAATTCCAGTTAAAGAATATGTATCGAAAGACGATATTGAGGTATATATAAAAACTGTAGATATTGCGGTAGCACTGCATGATTCGGACGATGAATGGCTTAATTGCGAGATCGAAAAAATTTCAGAAGATACCAATATTGATTTAGGTACTGTGAGGCTTATTGATCATACTACTCCACAAAGTGTTACAAATATTGTTAATCTTGACAATACAGTTGATGATGACACGTCTTTGAATCCTGGACAAAAAGCCATAATGGTTGGTTATCCTTTAGGAATGGATTTGGCAAAGACAAATTCAGGACTAAAAGTGCAGCTTTATGATGGTAAAATAAGTAAAGAATCAGACGGAAATAAAATTCAATACAGTATTACTTCTACACATGGTGCCAGCGGTGCACCGGTATTTAATGAGTGTGGCCAGTTAATCGCAGTCAATTTCAGTGGAGTAGATGAAGTACAGGGTATTAATTTTGGAATTGTTGCTAAGCACATTCGCAGTTTCTAA
- a CDS encoding M1 family metallopeptidase, whose amino-acid sequence MRKIILLSFLSFGLNSAFAQNAPYWQQHADYKMEVSMDVKNYQYKGKQELVYTNNSPDTLRKVFYHLFPNAFQPGSEMDARLHFIKDPDARMVSKVKTPDGKEVKQSRIESLKPNEIGFLKITNFKQDGAAAQTRVSGTILEVTLAKPILPNSKTTFTLDFDGQVPVQVRRSGRNNSEGVELSMSQWYPKLAEFDFEGWHADPYIAREFHGVWGNFDVKITIDKDYTIGGSGYLQDKNSIGHGYQDEGVTVTYPKKAKTLTWHFIAPNVHDFTWAADKEYTHDIVKGPNDVDLHFFYKNNPKTTANWKQLEPLMVKVMDYYNHRVGQYPYKQYSFIQGGDGGMEYAMCTLMLGNGTLEGILGTATHELGHSWFQHILASNESKHPWMDEGFTTYIEDSALNELKEKKEANPFAGNYKAYYSLVNSGKEQPQTTHGDRYDENRPYSISSYIKGSIFLSQLEYVIGKENVDAALKRYYNDFKFKHPTPNDIKRTAERVSGAELDWYLTDWTQTTNTIDYGIKDVADNAGKTTVTLERIGRMPMPIDLKVDYTDGTSETFYIPLRMMNFIKPNPNANEKRTVLEDWAWAQQNYSFTIDKNKTSIKKITIDPSGLMADVKQTNNVFEVK is encoded by the coding sequence ATGCGAAAAATTATTTTACTTTCTTTCCTAAGCTTTGGTTTAAACTCAGCTTTTGCACAAAACGCCCCGTATTGGCAGCAGCACGCCGATTATAAAATGGAGGTTTCGATGGATGTAAAAAACTATCAGTATAAAGGAAAACAAGAACTGGTTTATACTAATAATTCTCCTGACACTTTGAGAAAAGTTTTCTATCATTTGTTTCCAAATGCTTTTCAGCCGGGAAGCGAGATGGATGCACGTCTTCACTTTATTAAAGATCCGGACGCAAGAATGGTTAGTAAAGTAAAAACTCCAGATGGAAAAGAAGTAAAACAAAGCCGCATTGAATCTTTGAAACCAAACGAGATTGGATTCTTAAAGATTACGAATTTCAAGCAAGATGGTGCCGCAGCCCAAACAAGAGTTTCGGGAACGATCTTAGAAGTTACTTTGGCAAAACCAATACTGCCAAATTCAAAAACGACTTTTACATTAGATTTTGACGGTCAGGTTCCGGTACAGGTTCGCCGTTCAGGAAGAAACAACAGCGAAGGCGTAGAACTTTCGATGTCGCAATGGTACCCAAAATTAGCCGAATTTGATTTCGAAGGATGGCACGCAGATCCGTATATAGCAAGAGAATTTCACGGTGTATGGGGAAATTTTGATGTAAAAATTACAATCGATAAAGACTATACCATTGGAGGTTCAGGATATCTTCAGGATAAAAATTCAATTGGCCACGGCTATCAGGATGAAGGTGTAACAGTTACGTATCCTAAAAAAGCAAAAACACTTACATGGCACTTTATCGCACCAAATGTTCACGATTTTACATGGGCTGCAGACAAAGAGTACACGCATGATATTGTAAAAGGACCAAACGATGTCGATTTGCATTTCTTTTACAAAAACAATCCAAAAACGACTGCCAACTGGAAACAGTTAGAACCGTTAATGGTAAAAGTAATGGATTACTATAACCACAGAGTTGGGCAGTATCCGTACAAACAATATTCATTTATTCAGGGAGGCGACGGCGGTATGGAGTATGCAATGTGTACTTTAATGCTGGGTAACGGAACTCTTGAAGGAATTTTAGGAACGGCAACCCACGAATTAGGACACTCATGGTTTCAGCATATTCTGGCTTCAAACGAATCGAAACATCCTTGGATGGACGAAGGTTTTACAACCTACATCGAAGACAGTGCTTTAAATGAGTTAAAAGAAAAAAAAGAAGCAAATCCTTTTGCAGGAAATTACAAAGCGTATTACAGCTTAGTAAATTCAGGTAAAGAACAACCGCAGACTACACACGGCGATCGTTACGATGAAAACCGTCCGTACAGTATTTCGTCTTATATTAAAGGAAGTATTTTCCTTTCGCAGTTAGAATATGTAATTGGAAAAGAAAATGTTGATGCTGCTTTGAAAAGATATTATAATGATTTCAAATTCAAACATCCAACTCCAAACGACATTAAAAGAACAGCAGAAAGAGTTTCTGGTGCAGAATTAGATTGGTACTTAACTGATTGGACACAAACAACAAATACGATCGATTACGGAATCAAAGATGTTGCAGATAATGCAGGAAAAACAACAGTTACTTTAGAAAGAATTGGAAGAATGCCAATGCCAATCGATTTAAAAGTAGATTATACTGATGGAACTTCAGAAACATTCTACATTCCGTTACGAATGATGAATTTCATTAAACCAAACCCAAACGCAAACGAAAAGAGAACAGTTCTTGAAGATTGGGCCTGGGCACAGCAAAACTATAGTTTTACAATTGACAAGAACAAAACGTCAATCAAAAAAATCACTATAGATCCAAGCGGATTAATGGCTGATGTAAAGCAAACAAACAATGTTTTTGAAGTGAAGTAA